The proteins below come from a single Mytilus edulis chromosome 5, xbMytEdul2.2, whole genome shotgun sequence genomic window:
- the LOC139524101 gene encoding large neutral amino acids transporter small subunit 2-like yields MTKNSNLVNGTRSSDSDSSSDSGSAIKLKKELGLHNGVAIIVGVIIGSGIFISPKGVLLESGSVGLSLIVWLICGLISLVGAICYAELGTMIVKSGSDYAYIGEAFGHLPAFLYLWVALVVIIPCGNAIGALTFAAYVLEPVFPCDGGPPETAMRLLAALCITILTYVNCKNVKSAALIQDIFTATKIIALVMIIIIGIVFMFKSDRESFQEPFENSTTSPGKFALAFYSGLYSYAGWNYLNFVTEELKDPYKNLPRAIGISIPLVTIIYLLANVAYFAVLTPAAMLASNATAVTFAERTLGVMSWIMPVFVACSTFGGLNGAIFTSARLFFVGAREGHLPGFLATININNFTPTPSLAFGCVMSLVYLTSTDIYALINYASFVETGFIAISICGLLYMRYTHPNAPRPIKVHLVFPIFFLIICAFLLIVPLLDSPKECFMGMIVVASGIPVYILGVCWEKKPKSFLSLCDKFSVLTQKIFVSVREELKED; encoded by the exons ATGACAAAAAACAGTAATCTTGTGAATGGAACTCGATCGTCTGATTCGGACTCTTCCAGTGATTCAGGCAGTGctattaaattgaaaaaagaacTTGGACTACACAATGGAGTGGCTATCATTGTTGGTGTAATTATAGGCAGTGGGATTTTCATATCACCCAAAGGAGTTTTACTTGAATCGGGATCAGTTGGACTGTCACTCATAGTATGGCTCATTTGTGGACTAATTTCGTTAGTAGGGGCAATATGTTATGCAGAACTTGGTACAATGATTGTCAAGTCAGGCTCAGACTATGCCTACATTGGTGAAGCATTTGGACATCTCCCTGCATTTCTGTATTTGTGGGTAGCTCTTGTTGTAATTATCCCCTGTGGTAATGCCATAGGGGCCTTGACATTTGCAGCATATGTTTTAGAACCAGTGTTCCCATGTGATGGTGGACCCCCAGAGACAGCGATGAGATTACTAGCAGCTCTTTGCATAA CAATTCTCACCTATGTCAACTGTAAAAATGTGAAATCAGCAGCCTTAATTCAGGATATCTTCACTGCAACAAAAATCATTGCCCTCGTCATGATCATCATCATTGGAATCGTCTTTATGTTCAAAA GTGATAGAGAAAGTTTCCAAGAACCATTTGAAAATTCCACAACATCACCAGGCAAATTTGCATTAGCTTTTTACTCAGGATTGTATTCCTATGCTGGATG gaattatttgaattttgtaacagaagAATTAAAAGACCCATATAA AAATTTACCACGTGCAATAGGCATTTCAATTCCATTAGTGACGATAATTTATTTGTTAGCAAATGTTGCTTATTTTGCTGTTCTGACACCTGCAGCCATGTTAGCATCAAATGCTACAGCAGTG ACATTTGCAGAGAGAACATTAGGTGTCATGTCATGGATTATGCCTGTTTTTGTTGCCTGCTCAACATTTGGTGGCCTTAATGGTGCTATCTTCACATCAGCAAG ATTGTTTTTTGTTGGGGCAAGAGAAGGTCACTTGCCAGGATTTCTTGCTACGATAAATATCAACAACTTTACACCCACTCCTTCCTTAGCATTTGGT tgcGTTATGTCTCTTGTATATTTAACGTCAACAGATATCTATGCACTAATTAACTATGCCAGTTTTGTGGAGACAGGATTTATTGCTATCAGTATTTGTGGCCTGTTATATATGAGATACACTCACCCTAATGCACCTAGACCAATTAAG GTGCATTTAGTATTCCCAATATTTTTCCTGATTATCTGTGCATTCCTGTTGATTGTTCCTTTGTTAGATAGTCCTAAGGAATGTTTTATGGGAATGATTGTTGTTGCCTCAGGCATACCAGTCTACATTCTAGGAGTATGTTGGGAAAAGAAACCAAAGTCTTTCCTGTCTCTTTGTG ataaaTTTTCAGTTTTGACACAGAAGATATTTGTGAGTGTTCGTGAAGAGTTGAAAGAAGATTAA